A single Filimonas effusa DNA region contains:
- a CDS encoding UDP-glucose--hexose-1-phosphate uridylyltransferase, with amino-acid sequence MQKFDVKEHPHTRQNLLTGDWVLVSPHRTKRPWQGKVETLPDDNRPSYDEKCYLCPGNTRADGSVNPDYKDSFVFTNDFSALLADTPEGTYDVGGLLKAKSEAGICRVISFSPDHSLTLPRLTVPAIEKVIDLWKKEFADLASNPAIKYIQIFENKGEIMGCSNPHPHGQIWSQGSLPLEIAKETTQQKNWFTEKGRSLLSDYIAVELQEKERIVLEKEHFVALVPFWAVWPYETMIVSKRHVQTIVQFTDAEKTAFAEILKKLTAKYDNLFEISFPYSAGMHQAPVNDGDHAEWHWHMHFFPPLLRSATVKKFMVGYEMLANPQRDVTPEWAAERLRSMSEVHYKEQ; translated from the coding sequence ATGCAAAAATTTGATGTAAAAGAACATCCCCACACAAGACAGAACCTGCTGACAGGCGATTGGGTATTGGTGTCACCACATCGTACCAAACGTCCCTGGCAGGGTAAGGTAGAGACTTTACCAGATGACAACCGTCCTTCTTATGATGAAAAATGTTATCTGTGTCCCGGTAATACCCGTGCCGATGGCAGCGTAAACCCCGATTACAAGGATTCTTTCGTATTCACCAATGATTTTTCTGCGCTACTGGCCGATACGCCGGAAGGGACTTATGATGTTGGCGGTTTGTTAAAAGCGAAAAGTGAAGCGGGTATTTGCCGTGTGATCAGCTTTTCGCCCGATCACAGCCTTACTTTACCGCGTTTAACGGTGCCTGCGATCGAAAAAGTGATCGATCTCTGGAAAAAGGAATTTGCGGATCTCGCTTCAAATCCTGCTATCAAATACATCCAGATCTTCGAAAACAAAGGAGAGATCATGGGATGCAGCAACCCGCATCCACACGGACAAATATGGTCACAGGGTTCTTTGCCGCTTGAAATAGCCAAGGAAACCACCCAGCAAAAGAACTGGTTTACAGAAAAAGGCCGCAGCCTGCTGAGCGACTATATAGCTGTTGAACTGCAGGAGAAAGAGCGTATCGTGCTCGAAAAAGAACATTTTGTAGCGCTGGTGCCTTTCTGGGCGGTATGGCCTTATGAGACCATGATCGTGAGCAAGAGGCATGTACAAACCATTGTACAGTTCACCGATGCGGAAAAAACGGCGTTCGCTGAAATCCTGAAGAAGCTGACTGCCAAATACGATAACCTGTTCGAGATCTCCTTCCCTTATTCTGCCGGTATGCACCAGGCGCCTGTGAACGATGGTGATCATGCAGAATGGCATTGGCATATGCACTTTTTCCCGCCGTTACTGCGTTCTGCTACCGTGAAGAAGTTTATGGTGGGGTACGAAATGCTGGCCAATCCGCAGCGTGATGTAACGCCGGAGTGGGCTGCAGAGCGTTTGCGCAGTATGAGCGAGGTGCATTACAAAGAACAATAA